The Prosthecobacter sp. genome has a segment encoding these proteins:
- a CDS encoding type II secretion system F family protein, translated as MLKKVKITNVHSGKSCEALVETDTDEKALIGAGVAPNETTTVLSITGVDEKLHRLTSPGPTTDDSAAFFSGLGRCLERNISLTKALLLQTNRVKSAVYKGMIAEVVHAISVGDKFSDAISKFPKLFPDDMLSLILAGEEAGQLSKVCKRIAVSQKKSSKVIKKLKGGLIYPAVVIVLGVAVVIVMSFTLVPAMAKLFSSFKTELPMGTKVLIALSDLFIHRPYMAILPFVGLYFFFKNWGKISSLRPMQDLFLKIPVVGVLVRKSAAATGFRTLSMLTESNVRLSSALDITAQASWHYHYKELFVRLREHIAVGRTLHEAFLMEAHWLGPDARNLCGLIELASETGSGTEMLAEIADDYEEELDNLAATLDKMIEPLTMLILGIMVGFLIYAIYGPMFSLGDVILKKK; from the coding sequence ATGCTCAAAAAAGTCAAAATCACCAACGTCCACTCCGGCAAGTCCTGCGAGGCCCTCGTGGAGACGGATACCGATGAAAAAGCCCTCATTGGCGCGGGCGTCGCCCCCAACGAGACCACCACCGTCCTGTCCATCACTGGCGTCGATGAAAAACTCCACCGCCTCACCAGCCCTGGGCCCACCACCGACGACAGCGCCGCCTTCTTCTCCGGCCTCGGACGCTGCCTTGAGCGCAACATCTCGCTCACCAAGGCCCTCCTGCTCCAGACCAACCGCGTCAAATCCGCCGTTTACAAAGGCATGATCGCCGAGGTCGTCCATGCCATCTCCGTGGGCGACAAATTCAGCGACGCCATCTCCAAGTTCCCCAAGCTCTTCCCGGATGACATGCTCTCCCTCATCCTCGCCGGTGAGGAGGCCGGTCAGCTCTCCAAGGTCTGCAAGCGCATCGCCGTCTCACAAAAAAAATCCTCCAAGGTCATCAAGAAACTCAAAGGCGGCCTCATCTACCCCGCCGTCGTCATCGTGCTCGGCGTCGCCGTCGTCATCGTCATGAGTTTCACGCTCGTGCCCGCCATGGCCAAGCTCTTCAGCTCCTTCAAAACCGAGCTGCCCATGGGCACCAAGGTTCTCATCGCCCTGTCCGATCTCTTCATCCACCGGCCCTACATGGCCATCCTTCCTTTCGTCGGCCTGTACTTCTTTTTCAAGAACTGGGGCAAAATCAGCTCCCTCCGGCCCATGCAGGATCTCTTTCTCAAGATCCCCGTCGTCGGCGTCCTCGTCCGCAAATCCGCCGCCGCCACCGGCTTCCGCACCCTCTCCATGCTCACCGAGTCGAACGTGCGCCTCTCCAGCGCGCTCGACATCACCGCCCAGGCAAGCTGGCACTACCACTACAAGGAATTGTTCGTCCGCCTGCGCGAGCACATCGCCGTCGGCCGCACCTTGCATGAAGCCTTCCTCATGGAGGCCCACTGGCTCGGCCCGGACGCTCGAAATCTCTGTGGCCTCATCGAACTCGCCTCCGAAACCGGCTCCGGCACCGAAATGCTCGCCGAAATCGCCGACGACTACGAGGAGGAGCTCGACAACCTCGCCGCCACTCTCGACAAGATGATCGAACCTCTCACGATGCTCATTCTCGGCATCATGGTCGGCTTCCTCATCTACGCCATCTACGGCCCCATGTTCAGCCTCGGCGACGTCATCTTGAAGAAGAAGTAG
- a CDS encoding glycosyltransferase family 2 protein codes for MTRLPLSISIISLNEEANLRRCLASVVDLAQEIVIVDSGSTDRTAVIAEEFGAKFVHQDWLGYTAQKNHCLAFCSQPWILALDCDEELTPELRGSIQRFFENGDHEKFDGAWMPRLVWFMGRWIHHGDWYPDRKVRLFRRGKSRWAADGGGQVHERLDVDGPCTTLQGDLLHYSFKNIEHYLVKHVQYSTVFLQTQQGKGKRWSLLHTLFRPWWRFVRAYVFKLGFLDGFPGFWIAVATAFFTLDRYSRLFEHEVEKMKRE; via the coding sequence ATGACCCGGCTGCCGCTTTCGATCTCCATCATCTCGCTCAACGAGGAGGCCAACCTCCGCCGCTGCCTCGCCAGCGTGGTGGATCTGGCGCAGGAGATCGTAATCGTCGATTCCGGCTCCACCGACCGCACGGCGGTGATCGCCGAGGAGTTCGGCGCAAAGTTCGTGCATCAGGACTGGCTGGGCTACACGGCGCAGAAGAATCACTGCCTCGCATTCTGCTCGCAGCCGTGGATTCTGGCGCTGGACTGCGATGAAGAACTCACGCCCGAGCTGCGCGGCTCGATCCAGCGCTTCTTCGAGAATGGCGATCACGAAAAATTCGATGGCGCGTGGATGCCTCGCCTCGTCTGGTTCATGGGCCGCTGGATTCATCATGGCGACTGGTATCCCGACCGCAAAGTGCGTCTCTTCCGTCGGGGCAAAAGCCGCTGGGCCGCCGATGGCGGCGGGCAGGTGCATGAGCGGCTCGATGTCGATGGGCCCTGCACCACGTTGCAGGGTGATCTGCTGCACTACTCGTTCAAGAACATCGAGCACTACCTCGTGAAGCACGTGCAGTATTCCACCGTGTTCTTGCAGACGCAGCAGGGCAAAGGGAAGCGCTGGTCCCTGCTGCACACGCTGTTCCGGCCTTGGTGGCGCTTTGTGCGGGCCTACGTGTTCAAGCTCGGCTTCCTCGACGGCTTTCCTGGCTTCTGGATCGCCGTGGCCACGGCCTTCTTCACCCTGGACCGCTACAGCCGCCTGTTTGAGCACGAGGTAGAGAAGATGAAACGCGAATGA
- a CDS encoding prepilin-type N-terminal cleavage/methylation domain-containing protein, whose product MKNTRQQSLRLFTMVDRCLRWFTKPPSTPRSGLNHRQQWSTARRAGYTLIEVLAAGAIISIGTTAMVSLSSTLMLQEELATRVAVTRNYQENMVRLWQLGLSTVQITALMPSQAQNALLQQAVFGSPTFIESGLTTINGVVMETALCTAIVNLSQNPATETAGASFTLTAYRPRLITDLRTLPP is encoded by the coding sequence ATGAAGAACACCCGACAGCAGAGTTTACGGTTGTTTACGATGGTTGACCGTTGTTTGCGGTGGTTTACCAAACCACCGTCAACGCCGCGCAGCGGCCTCAACCATCGTCAACAATGGTCAACCGCTCGAAGAGCGGGCTACACCCTCATCGAGGTGCTCGCCGCCGGGGCCATCATCTCCATCGGCACCACCGCCATGGTCAGCCTCTCTTCCACGCTCATGCTGCAGGAGGAGCTGGCCACCCGTGTCGCCGTCACGCGCAACTACCAAGAAAACATGGTGCGTCTCTGGCAGCTCGGTCTTTCCACCGTGCAAATCACCGCGCTCATGCCCTCCCAGGCGCAGAACGCCCTCCTTCAGCAGGCTGTCTTCGGCAGCCCCACGTTCATCGAAAGCGGCCTCACCACCATCAACGGCGTCGTCATGGAGACCGCGCTCTGCACCGCAATCGTGAACCTCTCGCAGAATCCCGCCACCGAAACCGCCGGCGCCTCCTTCACCCTCACCGCCTACCGTCCGCGTCTCATCACCGACCTCCGCACCCTGCCGCCGTGA
- a CDS encoding glycosyltransferase family 4 protein: MKLALIHPQIIRSTAVETFLIEFARRLVAAGHELTYITTLTTPQIGAALPGRWELLPRLRGSATLRLWHFNRLAPRAAMEAGVDLSIGFGRTCVQDIHRNGTGCHRLYGNLLPLWQRYSVRHLYELHLERRLYTGGETLRFVTSSARVASQLQGIHGTDGGRFHVLAPPVETQSFKPAENRANTREILCRKLQTDPAKPVLLFISLSHRRRGLEPLLEAMKSIDATLWIAGKGLNAAQRDFIQRHGLAAKIRGVPVTMNLVELYQSADWFVHPTQYDAFSNTVLQSMACGLPGIVSVMDGAVDHIRNGENGFMLYHPQQPQELASRVQEALDLGETAWQSLSTAARETVLPLTWERHMTAWAALMGS, translated from the coding sequence ATGAAGCTGGCCCTGATCCATCCGCAAATCATCCGCAGCACTGCGGTGGAGACCTTCCTCATCGAGTTCGCGAGGCGTCTCGTGGCGGCGGGGCATGAGCTGACGTACATCACCACGCTCACCACGCCGCAGATCGGCGCGGCGCTGCCGGGGCGCTGGGAACTGCTGCCGCGCCTGCGTGGTTCGGCCACGCTGCGCCTGTGGCATTTCAACCGCCTCGCCCCGCGTGCGGCGATGGAGGCGGGCGTGGACTTGAGCATCGGCTTTGGCCGCACCTGCGTGCAGGACATCCACCGCAACGGCACCGGCTGCCACCGGCTCTACGGCAATCTGCTGCCGCTCTGGCAGCGCTACAGCGTGAGGCACCTCTACGAGCTGCATCTGGAGCGCCGGCTCTACACTGGCGGGGAAACCCTGCGGTTCGTCACCAGTTCCGCCCGTGTCGCCTCGCAGTTGCAGGGCATTCACGGCACCGATGGCGGTCGCTTCCACGTTTTGGCACCACCCGTCGAGACGCAGAGCTTCAAACCGGCCGAAAACCGCGCCAACACGCGCGAAATCCTCTGCCGCAAGCTGCAAACCGATCCCGCGAAGCCCGTGCTGCTGTTCATCTCCCTCAGCCACCGCCGCCGCGGCCTGGAGCCGCTGCTGGAGGCCATGAAAAGCATCGATGCCACCCTCTGGATCGCCGGAAAGGGGCTGAATGCCGCGCAGCGTGATTTCATCCAGCGCCATGGTCTCGCGGCGAAAATCCGTGGCGTGCCCGTCACGATGAATCTCGTCGAGTTGTACCAGTCCGCCGACTGGTTCGTGCATCCCACGCAGTACGACGCCTTTTCCAACACCGTGCTGCAAAGCATGGCCTGCGGCCTGCCCGGCATCGTCTCCGTCATGGACGGTGCCGTCGATCACATCCGCAACGGTGAAAACGGCTTCATGCTCTACCACCCGCAGCAGCCGCAGGAACTCGCCTCACGCGTCCAGGAGGCGCTCGATCTCGGCGAGACGGCGTGGCAGTCGCTTTCCACCGCCGCCCGCGAAACCGTCCTGCCGCTGACTTGGGAACGGCACATGACGGCGTGGGCGGCTTTGATGGGCTCCTAA
- a CDS encoding beta-ketoacyl synthase N-terminal-like domain-containing protein yields the protein MMESVFITAVETVCALGLKVEECLLVMRERRGWLVPLGGRMRGLEEFDSLPVGLLPSHELVKGRRYGAASNAAVQVGREAVRRAGWTQQAVGESWLFAASSRGNVGEILGSNAWRRPVRKFSASNTMHSEIAAAVSVELGIRGPWQMVSNGCSSGLDALGMAWMAVACGLAPRAVVVAVDLPLVSELLRDFRDTGLLSSTGLNDPFALGAKAGEAATCGFLPGEAAVAVTLERGDANRRLCRFEHYTANSDACDMLRMPEDGGGIPDCVRSALNAGDRRKVVALCPHATGTLNHARVEPLALLRALEGRDVPLVPLKPHTGHTLGASGLLDVALLAACMAEGWLPAVLPGLTPPACGLRLNEAALKVVAGDRVIKLASGMGGHNAAVSLAVV from the coding sequence ATGATGGAATCTGTGTTCATCACAGCCGTGGAGACGGTCTGTGCGCTTGGTTTGAAGGTGGAGGAGTGTCTGCTGGTGATGCGTGAGCGTCGTGGCTGGCTGGTACCTTTGGGGGGGCGCATGCGGGGGCTGGAGGAGTTTGACTCCTTGCCTGTGGGGCTGCTGCCATCACACGAACTGGTGAAAGGCCGGCGTTATGGCGCCGCGAGCAATGCTGCAGTGCAGGTGGGACGCGAGGCGGTGCGGCGTGCGGGCTGGACGCAGCAGGCGGTGGGTGAGTCCTGGCTGTTTGCCGCCAGCAGCCGTGGCAACGTGGGAGAAATACTGGGTTCCAATGCATGGCGCAGGCCTGTGCGCAAGTTCAGTGCCAGCAACACGATGCACAGTGAGATTGCGGCGGCGGTGAGCGTCGAACTGGGGATTCGCGGCCCGTGGCAGATGGTTTCGAACGGCTGCTCCTCCGGGCTGGATGCGCTGGGCATGGCCTGGATGGCCGTGGCTTGTGGCCTGGCTCCGAGGGCGGTGGTGGTGGCGGTCGATCTGCCGCTGGTGTCGGAGCTGCTGCGGGATTTCCGGGATACGGGGCTGCTTTCCAGCACAGGTCTGAATGATCCTTTTGCCCTCGGTGCGAAGGCCGGGGAAGCGGCCACCTGCGGTTTTTTGCCAGGCGAGGCCGCCGTGGCGGTGACGCTGGAGCGTGGCGATGCCAACCGCCGCCTGTGCCGCTTTGAGCATTACACCGCGAACAGCGATGCCTGCGACATGCTCAGGATGCCTGAGGACGGCGGTGGCATACCGGACTGCGTGCGCTCAGCTTTGAATGCAGGAGACCGCCGCAAAGTGGTGGCGCTGTGTCCGCATGCGACGGGCACACTGAATCATGCCCGGGTCGAGCCGCTGGCGCTGCTGCGCGCCCTGGAGGGCAGGGATGTCCCGCTTGTGCCGCTGAAACCTCACACCGGCCATACGCTGGGGGCCAGCGGTCTGCTTGATGTGGCGTTGCTGGCCGCCTGCATGGCGGAAGGCTGGCTGCCGGCGGTGCTGCCAGGTCTGACGCCGCCAGCGTGCGGCCTGCGGCTCAATGAAGCGGCGCTGAAGGTCGTTGCGGGGGACCGGGTGATCAAACTGGCCTCCGGCATGGGCGGGCACAATGCGGCGGTGTCTCTGGCGGTGGTGTAA
- a CDS encoding polymer-forming cytoskeletal protein, whose translation MTTSKNVLANDVEIKGSIKFSHDLIIDGKIEGEVISDGSLTVGENALIKGEVKTRSVIIFGKVEGNITVAERCELKSNAILVGDIAAGTLAIEEGATFMGQSQVGKKAETKPAFAGGPKPQP comes from the coding sequence ATGACCACCAGTAAAAACGTTCTCGCGAACGACGTCGAAATCAAAGGCTCCATCAAATTCTCCCACGACCTCATCATTGACGGCAAAATCGAAGGCGAAGTCATCTCCGACGGCAGCCTCACCGTTGGCGAAAATGCTCTCATCAAAGGCGAGGTCAAAACCCGCTCCGTCATCATTTTCGGCAAGGTCGAAGGCAACATCACCGTCGCGGAACGTTGCGAGCTCAAGAGCAACGCCATCCTCGTCGGCGACATCGCTGCGGGCACCCTTGCCATCGAAGAAGGCGCCACCTTCATGGGTCAGTCTCAGGTCGGCAAGAAGGCCGAGACGAAGCCTGCCTTCGCCGGCGGCCCAAAACCACAACCTTAA